A genomic window from Streptomyces mirabilis includes:
- a CDS encoding NAD(P)/FAD-dependent oxidoreductase — MNETRTYDVIVIGAGPVGENVAERARAAGLSTVIVERELLGGECSYWACDPSKALLRPVVAHADARRIPGLRQAVTGPLDVAAVLAHRDAMASHWMDDDQVAWLNSVDVDLIRGHGRLAGTRQVAVQTAEGHTIQLTARHAVAISTGTSAALPPMPGIEAVDPWTSREATSAAQVPRRLAVVGGGVVAVEMATAWQALGSQVTMLVLENALLERMEPFAGEMVADGLRDAGVDIRFGVSVTSLVREGGSNREVRITLSDGSELAADEILLATGRAPRTADLGLETVGLTPGDWLTVDDTFRVTAIADDWLYAVGDVNRRALMTHQGKYQARIAGAVIGARANGEPVDDTAWGAHAATADHAAVPQVVFTHPEVAAVGLTTREAEQNGRRIKVVDYDLAHVAGAHQYGEDYRGRARMLIDLDRGTVAGVTFTGPGVGELVHSATIAVAGEVPLERLWHAVPAFPTLGEVWLRLLEAHRG, encoded by the coding sequence ATGAACGAAACCCGCACCTACGATGTGATTGTCATCGGCGCAGGTCCGGTCGGTGAGAACGTGGCCGAACGGGCCCGCGCCGCCGGTCTCAGCACCGTGATCGTCGAACGAGAACTCCTCGGCGGCGAGTGCTCGTACTGGGCCTGTGACCCCAGCAAGGCCCTGCTCCGGCCGGTGGTGGCGCACGCCGACGCGCGCCGCATACCAGGCCTGCGCCAGGCAGTCACCGGACCCCTGGACGTCGCCGCGGTCCTCGCCCACCGCGACGCCATGGCCTCGCACTGGATGGACGACGATCAGGTTGCATGGCTGAACTCGGTGGACGTCGACCTGATCCGCGGCCATGGCCGGCTTGCCGGCACCCGCCAGGTCGCCGTGCAGACTGCCGAAGGCCACACCATCCAGTTGACCGCCCGGCATGCCGTGGCCATCTCCACCGGCACCAGCGCCGCCCTGCCCCCCATGCCCGGAATCGAGGCCGTCGACCCCTGGACCAGCCGCGAGGCCACCAGCGCCGCCCAGGTACCCAGGCGCCTCGCCGTGGTCGGCGGCGGCGTGGTGGCCGTCGAAATGGCCACCGCCTGGCAGGCCCTGGGCTCCCAGGTCACCATGCTGGTCCTCGAGAATGCGCTGCTGGAGCGGATGGAGCCGTTCGCAGGCGAGATGGTCGCCGACGGACTGCGCGACGCCGGCGTCGACATCCGCTTCGGGGTCTCCGTGACTTCCCTTGTGCGTGAGGGCGGTAGCAACCGGGAAGTGCGGATCACGCTGTCGGACGGGAGTGAACTGGCTGCGGACGAGATCCTGTTGGCCACCGGCCGGGCCCCGCGCACCGCCGACCTCGGCCTGGAGACCGTCGGCCTCACCCCCGGTGACTGGCTCACCGTGGACGACACCTTCCGCGTGACGGCCATCGCCGACGACTGGCTCTACGCAGTGGGTGACGTCAACCGCCGTGCCCTGATGACCCACCAGGGAAAGTATCAGGCCCGGATCGCCGGCGCCGTCATCGGCGCCCGGGCCAACGGCGAGCCTGTCGATGACACCGCGTGGGGCGCCCACGCCGCCACCGCCGACCACGCCGCTGTGCCCCAGGTCGTCTTCACCCACCCGGAAGTCGCCGCCGTCGGCCTGACCACCCGCGAGGCCGAGCAGAACGGACGCCGGATCAAGGTCGTGGACTACGACCTCGCACACGTCGCCGGTGCCCACCAGTACGGCGAGGACTACCGCGGCAGGGCCCGCATGCTCATCGACCTCGACCGCGGCACCGTCGCCGGAGTCACCTTCACCGGCCCCGGCGTCGGCGAACTCGTGCACTCCGCCACCATCGCCGTCGCAGGCGAAGTCCCGCTCGAGCGGCTCTGGCACGCCGTCCCCGCCTTCCCCACCCTCGGTGAAGTCTGGCTCAGGCTTCTCGAAGCCCACCGAGGCTGA
- a CDS encoding MarR family transcriptional regulator — protein MSESKGGSEPDVEQVQAPEGSLLLEDQMCFALYAAQRALTNRYRPLLEELDLTYPQYLVMLVLWEHGALSIKTLGTLLQLDYGTLTPLLKRLQARELIRRERQASDERSVQITLTPQGAELRERARPIPAAIGKAVGLADWEVGAAKSLLERLTANVTAHD, from the coding sequence ATGAGTGAGTCCAAGGGGGGCAGTGAACCAGACGTCGAGCAGGTCCAGGCGCCCGAGGGCAGTCTGCTTCTCGAGGATCAGATGTGCTTCGCCCTGTATGCGGCGCAGCGGGCGCTGACGAACCGCTACCGTCCGTTGCTGGAGGAGCTCGATCTGACCTATCCCCAGTACCTGGTGATGCTGGTCCTGTGGGAGCACGGCGCCCTGTCCATCAAGACCCTGGGCACGCTTTTGCAGCTCGACTACGGCACTCTGACGCCGCTTCTCAAGCGTCTGCAAGCACGCGAGCTGATCCGGCGCGAACGGCAGGCAAGCGACGAGCGCTCGGTGCAGATCACCCTCACCCCGCAAGGGGCCGAGCTCCGCGAACGCGCTCGCCCCATCCCCGCCGCCATAGGCAAGGCCGTGGGCTTGGCCGACTGGGAGGTCGGCGCTGCCAAGTCCCTCCTGGAGCGTCTGACCGCCAACGTCACCGCGCACGACTGA
- a CDS encoding PAS domain S-box protein, whose translation MPDNDVLALIDEGGRVVEWGRLAEELFGWSAEEAVGQSLSVLMREAATSDDWRRKRFSETAAVLVKPVLQGTSMVWQVTVTEDAVSRQDKAVLQTVFSQSAVELYVLDDQLRVVRMSPPPTGCRKAR comes from the coding sequence ATGCCCGACAATGACGTGCTTGCGCTCATTGACGAGGGCGGCCGAGTGGTCGAGTGGGGACGCCTGGCGGAGGAGCTGTTCGGATGGTCCGCCGAGGAGGCTGTCGGCCAGTCTCTGAGCGTGCTCATGCGCGAGGCCGCCACGTCTGACGACTGGCGGCGGAAACGGTTCTCCGAGACGGCCGCTGTGCTGGTCAAGCCAGTGCTGCAGGGCACCTCCATGGTGTGGCAGGTGACCGTAACCGAGGATGCCGTCTCAAGGCAGGACAAGGCGGTCCTGCAGACCGTGTTCTCCCAGTCCGCGGTGGAACTGTACGTGCTGGACGACCAGCTGCGCGTGGTCCGCATGAGCCCCCCGCCCACGGGCTGCAGGAAGGCACGGTAA
- a CDS encoding ATP-binding SpoIIE family protein phosphatase has translation MGRYFTEVYAFERPEDEAAVAQGVLESGEPVVDRLLRDVEVPGRPGRRIFTVSYFRLEDSHGDVLGLVVPVVDVTERENARNRLALLDTVRAQVGHRMHVMDVCRELVEAVVPSFAGSADVEVVEDVVRGEDPPPTPAPQDLPLRRTASRSLICGAPVATVRPLPPATPYSRILSDLRPRLVAIEEDSSWLAADPIRAAVIKRSGAHCMIVAPLTLHGQALGVVSFYRHQNEAPFEEDDVMVASAMCAHAALCLNNAHRYMREWIIASTAQRRLLPRPPATRTTVEISPLHLPSPQGGGAWYDAIPLPGVRTALIVGDVARQGIAAAITMGLLRTAVHTLAALDLPPDELLARLSDTAARLLSARAAMPPMDPLDREPLTARCAIAIYDPVELTCTIARAGLPEPVAVFPDGTSAVLPASPGPLLTGTDNAPFPATTVGLPEGSTLAMGTAALADEVLAPSGPLHPLLDGASTRPLSELRDTIASAFRGSPSNETLLLLARTKALPADHVLTRSLPDHPKAASLAREATRHQLELWGVDEETASTTELIVSEFVGNAIRYGAPPLRLRLILEQKLTCEVSDAATSAPHVKHARTIDETGRGLFIIAALADHWGARFQEQGKSVWAEQSMAHPLSLK, from the coding sequence GTGGGTAGGTATTTCACCGAGGTGTACGCCTTTGAACGCCCCGAGGACGAAGCCGCCGTGGCGCAAGGCGTCCTCGAAAGCGGGGAGCCGGTGGTCGATCGGCTCCTCCGAGACGTCGAGGTGCCGGGTCGGCCCGGAAGGCGCATCTTCACCGTCTCCTACTTCCGCCTGGAAGATTCCCACGGCGATGTGCTCGGACTGGTGGTGCCCGTGGTCGACGTCACCGAACGGGAAAACGCCCGCAACCGCCTGGCGCTGCTGGACACGGTCCGCGCCCAGGTGGGGCACCGGATGCACGTGATGGACGTGTGCCGGGAGCTGGTGGAGGCAGTGGTGCCCAGCTTCGCGGGCAGCGCCGACGTCGAGGTGGTCGAGGACGTCGTCCGCGGAGAGGACCCTCCCCCGACCCCGGCCCCACAGGACCTTCCCCTGCGCCGTACGGCGTCCCGGAGCCTCATCTGCGGAGCCCCGGTCGCAACCGTTCGCCCCCTGCCCCCTGCTACCCCCTACTCGCGCATCCTGTCCGACCTCAGGCCGCGGCTCGTCGCAATCGAGGAGGACAGCTCCTGGCTGGCCGCCGACCCGATCCGAGCCGCCGTGATCAAACGATCAGGAGCCCACTGCATGATCGTGGCGCCGCTGACCTTGCACGGCCAGGCTCTGGGCGTAGTCAGCTTCTACCGCCACCAGAACGAAGCCCCCTTCGAGGAGGACGACGTCATGGTGGCATCCGCAATGTGCGCTCATGCCGCACTGTGCCTCAACAACGCCCATCGGTACATGCGTGAATGGATCATCGCATCCACTGCTCAACGCAGGCTTCTCCCCCGGCCTCCGGCAACACGGACCACCGTGGAAATCTCTCCACTGCACCTTCCCAGTCCCCAGGGCGGCGGCGCTTGGTACGACGCGATCCCGCTGCCCGGCGTGCGGACCGCGCTGATCGTCGGCGACGTCGCAAGGCAGGGCATCGCCGCAGCCATCACCATGGGCCTGCTACGGACCGCCGTTCACACCCTCGCGGCCCTGGACCTGCCGCCCGACGAGCTACTGGCCCGTCTCAGCGACACCGCGGCCCGCCTGCTGTCCGCACGCGCCGCGATGCCTCCCATGGACCCCCTCGACCGCGAGCCGCTCACCGCCAGATGCGCCATCGCAATCTACGACCCGGTCGAGCTCACCTGCACCATCGCCCGTGCCGGCTTGCCGGAACCAGTCGCAGTCTTCCCCGACGGCACCTCGGCCGTCCTGCCCGCCTCACCAGGCCCCCTGCTCACTGGAACAGACAACGCCCCATTCCCTGCCACCACCGTCGGCCTCCCCGAAGGGAGCACACTGGCGATGGGCACGGCCGCACTCGCGGACGAGGTACTGGCGCCATCCGGCCCTTTGCATCCGCTCCTGGACGGCGCCAGCACCAGGCCCCTGTCTGAGCTACGCGACACCATCGCCTCCGCGTTCCGAGGTTCCCCGAGCAACGAAACCTTGCTGCTGCTCGCCCGCACCAAGGCACTGCCCGCAGACCACGTACTGACCCGCTCACTGCCGGACCACCCCAAGGCAGCCTCGCTCGCCCGCGAAGCGACCCGCCACCAGCTGGAACTGTGGGGCGTGGACGAGGAAACAGCGTCCACCACCGAGCTCATCGTCAGTGAGTTCGTCGGCAACGCAATCCGCTACGGCGCCCCTCCCCTGCGACTGCGCCTGATACTGGAGCAGAAACTGACCTGCGAGGTCAGCGACGCCGCGACCAGCGCCCCGCACGTCAAACATGCCCGCACCATCGACGAGACCGGCCGCGGACTGTTCATCATCGCAGCACTCGCGGACCATTGGGGCGCCCGCTTCCAGGAACAAGGCAAGAGCGTCTGGGCAGAGCAGTCGATGGCACACCCGCTGTCACTGAAGTAA
- a CDS encoding epoxide hydrolase family protein, with product MSDISGTPAIRPFTFEFSDAELEDLRARIKAARWPEKETVADQSQGVQLETMKELARYWAEEYDWRKAEAKLKALPNFTTEIDGLDIHFIHVRSKHEDALPLIVTHGWPGSVIEQLKIIDPLVNPTAHGGSAADAFHVVIPSMPGYGFSGKPTTTGWGPERIARAWGELMKRLGYTKYVAQGGDWGAIVTDLMGAQEPEGLIGIHTNMPKVIPADIDAALIAGNPLPAGLSLSDEEKAAVEQLDFVYRHVYYAYMMGSRPQTLTGLVDSPVGLAAFLLDHDAASLALISRVFAGVTEGLSRDDVLDNITLFWLTNTAVSAARLYAENKTSFFGINDVTLPVAVSVFPDELYQAPKSWSEQAYPNLIHYNRLPKGGHFAAWEQPQLLVDEVRAGFRPLR from the coding sequence ATGTCTGATATTTCCGGAACCCCTGCGATCCGGCCATTCACGTTCGAGTTCTCCGACGCGGAGCTCGAGGACCTGCGTGCGCGGATCAAGGCGGCGCGGTGGCCTGAGAAGGAGACCGTTGCGGACCAGTCGCAGGGCGTGCAGCTGGAGACGATGAAGGAGCTCGCTCGGTACTGGGCGGAGGAGTACGACTGGCGCAAGGCCGAGGCCAAGCTGAAGGCGTTGCCGAATTTCACCACCGAGATCGATGGGCTGGACATCCACTTCATCCACGTCCGCTCCAAGCATGAGGACGCGCTGCCGCTGATCGTCACCCATGGCTGGCCAGGCTCGGTCATCGAGCAGCTGAAGATCATCGACCCGCTGGTCAACCCCACCGCCCACGGCGGCAGCGCCGCGGACGCCTTCCACGTAGTGATCCCCTCTATGCCCGGATACGGCTTCTCAGGTAAGCCGACCACCACCGGATGGGGGCCCGAGCGTATCGCCCGCGCCTGGGGCGAGTTGATGAAGCGCCTGGGCTACACCAAGTACGTCGCGCAGGGCGGCGACTGGGGCGCGATCGTCACCGACCTGATGGGTGCGCAGGAGCCCGAGGGCCTGATCGGCATCCACACCAACATGCCCAAGGTGATTCCGGCGGACATCGACGCCGCGCTCATCGCGGGCAACCCGCTGCCTGCGGGCCTGTCGCTCTCCGACGAGGAGAAGGCCGCTGTCGAGCAGCTGGACTTCGTCTACCGGCACGTCTACTACGCCTACATGATGGGCTCGCGCCCGCAGACCCTGACCGGCCTGGTGGACTCCCCGGTCGGCCTGGCGGCCTTCCTGCTCGACCACGACGCGGCCAGCCTGGCCCTCATCTCCCGGGTCTTCGCCGGAGTCACCGAGGGCCTGAGCCGTGACGACGTCCTGGACAACATCACCCTCTTCTGGCTGACCAACACGGCGGTCTCCGCGGCCCGCCTCTACGCCGAGAACAAGACCTCCTTCTTCGGCATCAACGACGTAACCCTCCCGGTCGCCGTGAGCGTCTTCCCCGACGAGCTCTACCAGGCCCCCAAGAGCTGGTCCGAGCAGGCCTACCCCAACCTCATCCACTACAACAGGCTCCCCAAGGGCGGTCACTTCGCCGCCTGGGAGCAGCCGCAACTGCTCGTCGATGAGGTCCGCGCCGGCTTCCGGCCGCTGCGCTAG
- a CDS encoding ATP-binding protein translates to MSSGDSRGQTATGTLIGRSRDLKQLHDLLGLGAEGGALLLSGEAGVGKSALLDAVAEAASVAGARVLRATGTQFEADCSYSGLNQVLFPLQEAMDCLENTYRDVLRVALGFQSGPPPQRLVVSNATLALLQKAAADQPLLVIIDDLPWIDRPSAAVLDFAARRMTGSGVSLLAAARSGSPPLYESGGLQEYALAPLDKEAADHLLTSRFPGLAGRVRERLMTTAQGNPLALLELPTALRAAQLAALEELPAVLPLPRRLGNLFGSRIAGLPERSQRLILLAALEGTGDLGILQAAARQAGLGDALDDLAPAERAHLVHIDLETRRLSFRHPLVRSASVETSASGARHAAHRALAHALAEQPERQAWHLGEATLEPDEHVAALLEHAACLTLQRGDAVGSVRTLMRSAALTPHGPERGRRLAEAAYIGAESTGSLHSAQALLDDVRQAGPTVQVSLRSAAAEAVLLLNGDSDLDTAHRLLVCAIEDTPHEYDARDAALIDALHLLLLICFYGGRQELWRPFYTALERLRPKVPPTLSAAAKTFSDPARTGAAAREELERLLAELPQQTDPAEIARTGTAALYLDRLGDVREAAWRVVRQGRAGGPARRHLAGLMHLCLDDYLVGSWDEAQQLADEGSRLCDDYGYTFFSWYFLSIRAMVAAARGEEATCRTAVDRITRWATPRGVHSALHYAHHAATIAALGSSDFSSAYQYASAISPAGRLASHVPHALWVMMDLVEAAVRTGSQEEAVRHVRAMQDADVAALSPRLALAMQASAALCTREDAAAVRLFKTALDISGADRWPFDYARVQLFLGERLRRMRATEKSRKPLSVALVTFERLGARPWAERAGKELRAAGANTRRARQERTHALTPQEMEIARLAASGLTNKQIAERLFLSHRTIGAHLYQLFPKLGITSRAMLRDALDSDTASDI, encoded by the coding sequence GTGAGCAGTGGTGACTCCCGCGGGCAGACCGCGACAGGCACCCTGATCGGCCGCAGCAGGGACCTGAAGCAGCTCCATGACCTGCTGGGTCTGGGAGCCGAAGGCGGAGCGCTGCTGTTGTCGGGCGAGGCGGGGGTCGGGAAGTCGGCACTCCTGGACGCGGTTGCTGAAGCAGCCTCGGTGGCTGGGGCCCGGGTGCTGCGCGCCACCGGAACACAGTTCGAGGCGGATTGCAGCTATTCGGGCCTCAACCAGGTTCTCTTCCCGCTTCAGGAGGCGATGGACTGTCTCGAGAACACATACCGCGACGTGCTCCGTGTCGCGTTGGGTTTTCAAAGCGGACCACCGCCGCAGAGGCTCGTCGTCTCCAACGCCACGCTGGCCCTGCTGCAGAAGGCCGCCGCCGACCAGCCCTTGCTGGTGATCATTGACGACCTGCCCTGGATCGACCGGCCAAGTGCCGCCGTACTGGATTTTGCTGCGCGGAGAATGACCGGCAGCGGGGTGAGTCTGCTCGCCGCGGCGCGTTCGGGATCACCGCCCCTGTACGAGAGCGGCGGACTGCAGGAGTACGCGCTGGCGCCTTTGGACAAGGAAGCTGCGGACCACCTGCTGACCAGCCGGTTCCCGGGCCTCGCCGGCAGGGTGCGCGAGCGTCTGATGACCACCGCTCAGGGCAACCCCCTGGCGCTGCTGGAGCTGCCGACGGCGCTGCGCGCGGCACAGCTTGCCGCGCTGGAGGAACTGCCCGCCGTACTGCCGCTGCCTCGACGCCTGGGAAACCTCTTCGGCTCCCGGATCGCGGGCCTGCCCGAGCGGTCGCAACGTCTGATCTTGTTGGCGGCGCTGGAGGGGACCGGCGATCTCGGCATCCTTCAGGCGGCCGCGCGCCAGGCTGGCCTCGGGGACGCCCTGGATGATCTCGCACCTGCCGAACGGGCTCACCTGGTGCACATTGACCTGGAGACCCGGCGGCTGAGCTTCCGCCACCCGCTGGTTCGCTCCGCCTCCGTGGAGACCTCCGCGAGCGGCGCGCGGCACGCGGCACACCGCGCGCTCGCCCACGCCCTGGCGGAGCAGCCCGAGCGCCAGGCCTGGCATTTGGGCGAGGCGACCCTGGAACCGGACGAGCATGTGGCCGCGCTCCTGGAACACGCCGCGTGCCTGACCCTGCAACGCGGTGACGCCGTGGGGAGTGTGCGGACGCTGATGAGGTCCGCGGCACTGACCCCGCACGGCCCCGAGCGCGGTCGTCGGCTGGCTGAAGCCGCCTACATCGGTGCCGAATCCACCGGCTCGCTGCACAGTGCCCAAGCGCTCCTCGACGACGTCCGGCAGGCCGGCCCGACTGTGCAGGTCTCCCTGCGCTCCGCCGCCGCAGAAGCTGTCCTGCTTCTCAACGGTGACAGCGACCTCGACACGGCCCACCGGCTGCTGGTCTGTGCCATCGAGGACACCCCTCACGAGTACGACGCGCGGGACGCGGCACTCATCGACGCCCTCCATCTTCTTCTGCTGATCTGCTTCTACGGCGGGCGGCAGGAACTGTGGCGCCCCTTCTACACCGCGCTGGAGCGGCTCAGGCCAAAGGTTCCGCCGACCCTGTCCGCAGCGGCCAAGACGTTCTCCGACCCGGCGCGCACGGGCGCTGCGGCACGTGAGGAACTTGAGCGGCTCCTCGCGGAACTGCCGCAACAGACCGATCCCGCCGAGATCGCGAGGACCGGTACGGCCGCTCTCTACCTCGATCGGCTGGGTGACGTTCGCGAAGCCGCCTGGCGGGTGGTGCGCCAGGGTCGCGCCGGCGGTCCGGCCCGCCGGCATCTGGCCGGACTGATGCACCTGTGCCTGGACGACTACCTCGTGGGCAGTTGGGACGAGGCGCAGCAACTGGCGGACGAGGGCAGCCGACTGTGCGACGACTACGGATACACCTTTTTCTCTTGGTACTTCCTCTCCATCCGGGCGATGGTCGCCGCGGCCCGCGGCGAAGAGGCGACCTGCCGAACGGCGGTCGACCGGATCACACGCTGGGCGACACCTCGGGGAGTCCACAGCGCCCTGCACTACGCCCACCACGCGGCAACCATCGCCGCCCTGGGAAGCAGTGACTTCTCCAGCGCCTACCAGTACGCGAGCGCCATCAGTCCGGCGGGTCGGCTCGCCTCGCACGTGCCGCACGCTCTGTGGGTGATGATGGACCTGGTCGAGGCGGCTGTCCGCACCGGCAGCCAGGAGGAGGCCGTGCGCCATGTGCGGGCGATGCAGGACGCCGACGTCGCAGCACTCTCTCCACGGCTCGCCCTCGCCATGCAAGCCTCCGCCGCGTTGTGTACACGTGAAGACGCCGCGGCCGTGCGATTGTTCAAGACCGCGTTGGACATCTCTGGAGCGGATCGGTGGCCCTTCGACTACGCCCGCGTACAGCTGTTCCTCGGTGAGCGACTGAGGCGTATGAGGGCGACGGAGAAGTCCAGAAAGCCACTGAGCGTCGCCCTGGTCACTTTCGAACGGCTCGGAGCCCGGCCATGGGCGGAGCGCGCAGGGAAGGAACTCCGCGCCGCCGGGGCAAACACGCGGCGTGCGAGACAAGAACGTACGCATGCGCTCACTCCGCAGGAGATGGAGATCGCCCGGCTGGCGGCATCCGGCCTGACCAACAAGCAGATCGCCGAACGTCTCTTCCTCTCTCACCGGACCATTGGCGCCCACCTCTACCAGCTCTTCCCGAAACTTGGCATCACCTCGCGGGCCATGCTGCGAGATGCCCTGGATTCCGATACGGCCTCCGACATCTGA